The Panacibacter microcysteis DNA window CCGGTGTCCGTGTACATGCTTCTTGTATTTTCATCTACCAGCGAAAGGTAGATACGCAGTGTATCATCGGGCAACAGTCCGGGTGCCTTACCGGGCCATTCCACCAGGCACAAATGGCCGCTCAAAAGGCAATCTTCAATACCTGCCTGTATCGCCTCTTCTTCATCTTTCAGCCGGTACCAGTCCATGTGATAAATGGAACCTGCCATCCCGCTTTTATACTCATTAACAATAGCAAATGTGGGGCTGCTCACTGCATCTTTCACCTGCAAAACGTCACAGAGCGCATGTATAAAAGTTGTTTTGCCTGCACCCATCTCTCCAAAAAACGCCCATACTTTGTGTTGCTGATGGTTTTGCCACATATCCCCGGCAACCTGTAAGATGTTTTCCCTGCTAAAATTTACTGTCATTACAAATAAATAAAATTCTCAAAGCATTTATTACGGTTATGTATAATACTAGAGTAGCGCCTGTACAATAGTTCGCCATTCCTCTTCTAATGAAGTAGCTGGCCTCTTACTGTTTGCCCTGCGGTACCAGTAGTCAGCATTCCACGTGTCTCCTTCTTTCCTGTGCAAATATGCATGCACCAGGCAGGCCTTGCTGTCGGTAAGGCTGTCAACAAGGCTGTGCGCTGTAGCCCAGTCTCCAGCAGCATCATACCACAACGAGTTTAAGCAGACTGAAAGACCAGCAGGTAGTTGCTTGTCTTTTACACTGTGCACAAATGCGTCGAAATCCATAAAGTAGTGTTTTTGCCAAAATTAGGCTATAACACTTTTGCACCATTCAATTACAACTGCGGTGAAAAATCACATTGCGCGGTGTGAAAAATCACATCGGAATATGTGAAAAATCACATTTTTTGAAAGGAATGCGCGGCGTAGTATTGCATTGTCCTTTTTTCAACCACCCAAACACGATTTATATTTTGTAGATCAACCGTTGTGAATCTGTGAAAAACACCATTTTTTCCTTTACCACAGATTTCCCAACTATTTTTCCACCATACCTGCTTATTTGTTGCTGTTACACCTATTTATTAAACTCAATAATATGTGCAGAAGCATAAATACTTTTATCAGGTTTTATATATTTTACATATAACCTGGCTTTCCTGCCCAGGTTCATACAGGTATGATGATTTTTTATATCTTCTTCTGAATCGAGCGGCTGCAGTGAAGGATACCAGAGAAAATAACCCGGCCTGTCAAGCAGCAACTTTGGTGTTGTCCATTGTTGCGCATTATTACCCGCACTAAAGTCTTTGTTTTTGTTGAAAGAGATGTAAATACTGCTGCCTGCCCAGCTTGGCCCGGTTACATGCCCCATAAGCATCACCCAACATTCCAGGTAATTGTTCCAGCTTACGGAAGGCCCCCAATGAAAACCGCCCTCCGGTGAAGAAGCCGCACTGCCACCCTTATCCATCGGTATTTGCAACGCTGCAACGGGTTTACCGGCGCCGTTCCACGGCGCATTAAAGTTTGTGCCATCCCAGCGCTGCGCTTTTCCCTGCGGGTTATCAAGATCGTTTAGCGCTATACGTGCAACGCTGATGCATTGACCACTCCATTCTGTCTGCCTGTTATAAGTGGCAGAATCATATACCTGCGGGTAGCTGTATTCACCAAAGAAAAGGTACAGGTAATCGCCCGACCTTACGGCCGATGGATCCCCGACACCGCCGGCAAATGTGTTGGAAGTATTGTGTGGTTTCAAGATCATCCGGGGCTGCAGATCTTCAATAAACAATCCTTTGTTTTGCCAGCTATGCCCGCCGTCTGTTGATTTGGCTATACCTATACGGCACACCGCCGCAGGTGAAGTGGTGCCCTGCAAACCCTGTGGCCACAGGTAGTTTTTATACCCCTGCCCTGTTGCACTGTCGTAAGGCAGGTTTTGCGGGTAGTTCTCGTTGTGGTAAACCGCGTATAATGTTTTGCCTGACTGATCTTTATCACTCTGGTACACGGTTTCAAACCACATGGCACCATGGAAACCAGTGTCTCCTCTTTTGGCTACGGGTGGTAAAAGTGGCATATGAAAACCTGTTGAATCTGCAGCAAAAGCTTCTGCCGCATTGTGCCCGTCTGCAAAACGCAGGTCGTGTGCATTTCCCCACAGCGTATCTTCTCCATACTTACCGGGGAAAATTCTGAAGGTATCTCCTATCCACGCTTCGGCCATGTTACAATCAACAAAAGAGTTAAACAACACCGTATCTGCATTACTTAAAACAAAAGACGGGTTTACATCTTTTGCTATTGTACCCGTGTTATTATTACAGGCTGCAAAACATAATGCAGCCAATAGTGCAAGGTTTCTTTTTTTCATGTGGCAAATTGTTGTGCTTATATATGTGCATGAAATTAATATTTATTAGAGAAGATTGAAGCCTGTGTAAAACATAATCCTGCAAAATAATTGTGTACGTTAGCATGAACAAACCGGGTATGGGTATAGAAAACAAAATACATACAACAAATTATGTTGACACCTTTATAGAAGTTGCAGAAGACTGTCCTGCACAGGTAAGCCAAATACCCAAAGCAAGAGGTGATACAAAAACAATTGCTCAAATGCAATACGACCTTATTGCCAAAAACCCTTACAGGTTTACATCTGACGATGTTTTGTTTACAGTGTATGCCATGAAAAACGACCTGACCAAAGCTGAATATAAAAATGCAAGGGTGTTGTTTTTTTCAAAAGGCCAGCCGTGTATGAGAGCATCTCCGCTTACCAAACGCTTCGGTTTTGGTGTACATGCAGACAAAGAAGGTAAAATTGCTTTGTATGGTATTGAAACAAAAGCTTACCAACAATTTTTGAAAGACCATTCTGTAAAAAAAATAAAAGCAATGCGCACTAAAAAGTAATGTATGAAAGAACATGCACCGTTGTAACCGGGGCTGATGAATACAGCTCTTCAGTACAAGAGTGCGACGCAACAGGTGATGCCATACAATACAAAAGCCGGGCACATAATATTTAATTAAGCCCGGCTTTTGCATGTTATAAACACAGTTTTATTTCCTGCTGTAGTTTGGTGCTTCTTTGGTTATCTCAATGTCATGCGCATGGCTTTCCCGCATACCTGCATTGGTGATCTTTACAAATGTTGACTGTTGTAATGCTGCAAGGTCCTTTGCACCGCAATAACCCATGCCTGCACGAAGACCGCCTACAAACTGTGCTACCACTTCGTTCAGGTTTCCCTTGTATGCCACACGCCCTTCGATACCTTCGGGAACCAGTTTCTTTATACCGTCTTCCACATCCTGGAAGTATCGGTCGCTGCTGCCCTGCTGCATGGCACCGATGCTGCCCATGCCTCGATATTCTTTAAACTTACGGCCCTCGTAAATAATGGTTTCACCGGGGCTCTCTTCTACTCCTGCAAATACACTGCCCATCATAACAGTAGATGCACCGGCCGCTAACGCTTTCACCATGTCGCCGGTATAGCGGATGCCTCCATCTGCAATCAACGGCGTGCCTTTTTGCTTCATGGCGGCAGCTACTTCCATAATGGCTGTAAGCTGCGGCACGCCTGCACCTGCAACAATGCGGGTGGTGCAGATAGAGCCCGGGCCAATACCAACTTTTACTGCATCGGCACCGGCAGCAACCAGCGCTTTTGCACCTTCGCCCGTTGCTATATTGCCGGCAATAATCTGCAGGTCTTTAAAATTTTTACGCAATAGTTTCACGGAATCAATGACACCTTTTGTATGGCCGTGTGCGCTATCGAGCGTTACAACATCAACACCTACTTTTTGTAACGCTTCTGCCCTTTCCAGCAGGTCTTTGGTTATGCCTAAAGCGGCACCCACGAGCAGCCTGCCCATTACATCTTTTACAGCATTGGGAAAGTTGCTCAACTGTAAAATATCCCTGTAGGTAATCAAACCGATCAGCTTGCCTTTTTTATCTACCACAGGCAGCTTTTCAATTTTATATTGTTGCAGAATTTTTTCTGCTTTCTTCATATCAGTGCCCTGTGGCGCGGTGATAAGTCTTTCTTTGGTCATTACTTCTTTTACCTTGGCCTGTTTGTTTGTTTCAAAACGCAGGTCGCGGTTTGTAAGAATACCAACCAACACATTATTTGTATCAATAATAGGAATACCACCAATTTTATTCTCTTTCATCAGGCGCAGTGCATCGCCAATTGTAGCATCATCATGTAGTGTAACGGGATCAACAATTAAACCGCTTTCACTTCTTTTTACCTTACGCACCTGCTCTGCCTGTTTTTCAACACTCATATTTTTATGCAGTATACCAATACCACCTTCTCTTGCAAGTGCTATGGCAAGATTGGCTTCGGTAACGGTATCCATAGCTGCAGACAGCATGGGCACATTAAGCGTAATGTCTTTTGTAAGATTTGTTTTGATATTTACTTCGCGGGGAAGTACCTCGCTGTAGGCAGGCATCAGTAGCACATCATCGAAGGTTAAACCTTCTCCAAAAAAGCGGGAACCGGTTGACTTGTTGCGTTGGGAGTTATTTATTGTTGCCATGTGCAAAGATAGCGCGGCAGGTAAATTGCTTCAAAATATTTTTTTGTTAATGGCCTGAAAGCATTGCCACCATTGAATTTGGGGTTTTTATTTTTTGTAACCAGCTGCATTGCTGCTATGAAGCTGCGGTTGTGTCACTCACTTGTACGTTCCGCACCATATGCAACACTGCTATGCGAAAGCGCTGATCATTTACCTGCACGATAAAGCAATAAAACAAAAAAGGGTTTTAAATGCTGTGCATTTAAAACCCTTTTGCCAATACAGTGTAATGTTAGCTTTTCAATTTTTGAACAAGATCAACATAAGCCTGCATAGCTGCTTCTTTCGATTTGCCTTTCAGCTCGCTCCATGCATTGAATTTTGCTTTACCCACAAAATCGAATGGATTGGCGGGTGCATTATCTTCAGCAGCATCGCCTTCGGTTGCCTGTTTGTATAATGAATATAGCTGCAGCAAAATTTCATTGGAAGGTTTTTCACTCAATGTTTTGCTGTTTGCCACAGCTTGTTCAAACTGTTGTTGTAGTTCCATATATGCGGTGTTTATTTATTGAATTTTTGCCAGCATTTGTCTGCCTTCTTCTTTCAGCGCAGCATCGTCGGGTGTGCGGTTGGGCAACTTTACCAGTTTATTGAGTACGTCCATTTCCTGCATAGGCCTGCTCTTGGATTCGTATGCTTTTGCAAGATCAAGATAGTTTCTTACAAAATACATATCCAGTTTGCGGCATTGTTCCATGTAGTATACAGCACTGTCAATATCAGCCTTTGGCAAACCTCCTTTTATAGCTTTCGCTGCCGCTTTTTTTATCCAGGACAGGTTATCCATTTCCAGGTGCCATTTGCCAAGCGTGTAATTTGCTTTGGCATGGTCAGGGTTTAGCCTGATGGCTTTTTCGGCATACTTCTTTGTATCTCTTGCGTATGCCAGTATCTGCCTGTTATCATCAGCCACTTCTGTCATTTTACCAGACACCATGGCAATGGCGTAACAGGCATCGGCATTGTTGGAGTCAACTGCGTAAGCCTGCAACGCAAATTTGTGCGCGGCACTATAATAATTTGCCTTTGCGGCCTCCTCTTTTTGCCGCATACCCATAGCACAGTTGATCTCTGCACACTTAACCAGCGCCGTAATATTTTTCGCGTCGAGCACGGTAACCTGCTCATATTTTTTATACGCGTCTGCTTCCTTTAACTGCTTCTCCAGGTTGGATGCTTCTTTTATGAGCACATTTACATCCTGCGCTGCAACACTTAAACCTACACAACATACCCATACAATTATACAATACTTCATCATAGATTATTAAGCTGTTTTATTGTTTCTTCAATACGCACTTTACACCAACACTTCCCTGGAATGCAATAATAGGCGGATTTAACTTGGTAACACTCACACTCACTTCTTCGGCCTGTGAAAATTTATTCAAAATTTTTGTGGCAATGGCGCTGGCTACTGTTTCCAGCAGCGGCTCGGGCTTTTGCATCAGTTCGTTTACGAGGTTGTAAACAACCGAATAATCAATAGTGTCATCAATATGTTGTACGGGAATTTTCTTTGGCAAATGCTGTACGGTAACGTTTACTTCGTAATCTCCGCCAATCTTCTTTTCTTCTTTATACAAACCATGAAATGCATGAAACCGCAGGCCTGTTAACTCTATTGTAAGCATGCGGCAAAACTAAGCTGAATAGGAATATGAAAAAACATGCGCCGTTGTAACCGGGGCTGGTGAACAAAGATCTGCAGTACAAGAGTGCGACGCAAGGGACGATCAGCAGCATTACAGGTGCCGGGCTCAAAAAAACATTCTGTCTGCATTATCTGCCAATGTTTATCTTTAATTAACGAGTTGAACCAACTGTTTTTGCCATGAAAAAGAGAACTTTTTTAAAATTAACTTCTGCATTAATGACAGCACCTTTAACAGCACCCCTTGCATCGTGGATGCCGGGCGGGAGATTGAAAAACTGGGCAGGCAATCTTACATACAGTACCGATAAAGTTTTTTACCCGACAACCGTGGAAGAAATACAACAACTTGTAAAGCGACTTGACAAAGCTAAAACGCTTGGCACA harbors:
- the tsaE gene encoding tRNA (adenosine(37)-N6)-threonylcarbamoyltransferase complex ATPase subunit type 1 TsaE, coding for MTVNFSRENILQVAGDMWQNHQQHKVWAFFGEMGAGKTTFIHALCDVLQVKDAVSSPTFAIVNEYKSGMAGSIYHMDWYRLKDEEEAIQAGIEDCLLSGHLCLVEWPGKAPGLLPDDTLRIYLSLVDENTRSMYTDTGDAQSSER
- a CDS encoding DUF6157 family protein; translated protein: MNKPGMGIENKIHTTNYVDTFIEVAEDCPAQVSQIPKARGDTKTIAQMQYDLIAKNPYRFTSDDVLFTVYAMKNDLTKAEYKNARVLFFSKGQPCMRASPLTKRFGFGVHADKEGKIALYGIETKAYQQFLKDHSVKKIKAMRTKK
- the guaB gene encoding IMP dehydrogenase — its product is MATINNSQRNKSTGSRFFGEGLTFDDVLLMPAYSEVLPREVNIKTNLTKDITLNVPMLSAAMDTVTEANLAIALAREGGIGILHKNMSVEKQAEQVRKVKRSESGLIVDPVTLHDDATIGDALRLMKENKIGGIPIIDTNNVLVGILTNRDLRFETNKQAKVKEVMTKERLITAPQGTDMKKAEKILQQYKIEKLPVVDKKGKLIGLITYRDILQLSNFPNAVKDVMGRLLVGAALGITKDLLERAEALQKVGVDVVTLDSAHGHTKGVIDSVKLLRKNFKDLQIIAGNIATGEGAKALVAAGADAVKVGIGPGSICTTRIVAGAGVPQLTAIMEVAAAMKQKGTPLIADGGIRYTGDMVKALAAGASTVMMGSVFAGVEESPGETIIYEGRKFKEYRGMGSIGAMQQGSSDRYFQDVEDGIKKLVPEGIEGRVAYKGNLNEVVAQFVGGLRAGMGYCGAKDLAALQQSTFVKITNAGMRESHAHDIEITKEAPNYSRK
- a CDS encoding acyl-CoA-binding protein codes for the protein MELQQQFEQAVANSKTLSEKPSNEILLQLYSLYKQATEGDAAEDNAPANPFDFVGKAKFNAWSELKGKSKEAAMQAYVDLVQKLKS
- the folB gene encoding dihydroneopterin aldolase, whose product is MLTIELTGLRFHAFHGLYKEEKKIGGDYEVNVTVQHLPKKIPVQHIDDTIDYSVVYNLVNELMQKPEPLLETVASAIATKILNKFSQAEEVSVSVTKLNPPIIAFQGSVGVKCVLKKQ